ATTTAAAACTGATATAACTCCTCAGTTTCGAAagtttttgttatgtttacCTCACCTTCACTAGCATAAGGACCGACACTATAACTCGTTGTGAGAACCATTTAAGAAAACTTTATGTACAGTGGGGCcaaaaggacaaaaagaacGGAGCAGTTGCGGTGCAGCGGAGCGCAACGGTTGGAATCTAGAAGGGACCTTTGCTGGGaccattcctcgctgtagttcgcaatggtcTCACCGCGAATTCAACTGCTTTCTCCGCCGcgccgctccgagcgcagccgcttattcAACTACATGGTGCTTCATGTCTTCCAAAGACAAAGAGGAGAAGGAGTTGTTTTTAtaataatgtttattttacgaaaaaaaggttcttagcggattttttttctaacgaggTGGATTTTAAGACGACCTTATAATCCCCCAGGCACGGGGTGAAACTATATAAGGTATCAGGAGGATGCGCCTTGTTGAAAGTGAACTGAGTCAACATTCACCTCGAGCATACCACTGATTAGAGATACGAGCATTTGATTTTTATCGAATCCATCTACTCGGGTAAACAATCACTCGAAGTATAGTACTTCAACTTAAAGGTACTACAACAAGTGGATGAACTAGAGACTAACCGCTCGACAGTGGTTGGCAGTTAGCAGGCGTTTTCGATTACGATAGGTACATCTGGGAGTGGGTGCCGTGACGCTACCGTATCCACGAGCGCGTGCAGACGATGCCGAATAGCGAAATCGCGGCAGTATGCGGTTCTCGCGAGGGTTTACGGTCGTTAACGAGCCTCGTCGATGATGATTCATGACACTATTTCCGAGTGATATTTGCTGGTCTAACGTTATGGGCAAGTTCCGCACACACGCGCTCAAATCTGCTTGCGACCCGTATAAGTGTGTTTCCTTTGAGAAGATTGAATGGTAGAAAGTTGCTGGGAGAAGGTATTTGATGAAAACCTTCCATGAAAATTCGAGATTTGTTTGCAACAACGTGAATATTGTGAAGCGTACATTACCGTACGTACCACTACATAGGATCACAATAGCGCTCATACTCCTTTTTTATCTTAATCTTTTAGAACTAGGACGGTTCCTGAGTTAAACGCCATACTTTCAGTGTGACCTCTTTGTTGGATCGAGCTGATAGCTCGCTTTGAACGCATGTGTCATCACGCGACACTAGTAATGTTAAGTAAAAGCATGAAAAATGTGCTATTTTGAGCCGGACTTTATTCCTCCAGTACGAAACAGCAGTTGAGAAAAACCTTCAGTAAGTGATTCCATTCGACATTCTAGGATTCATTTGAGTTGAATGAACGTATTATTGGGATATCTCGCTAATTCTGTTCTCCTACAAGAAGTATAGGAAGCTCTTCGTTGACTGTGGGCTGTAAAACCTGTAACTTCAACGACATTCAAAATGACGGCTGTGCTCGCTAGAACGCAAATCGGACCATTAGTTGTAACAGTAGCTAGTTTGGTAGGCTGCAAATTACAAAGCAGAAAGCAAAATTGAGCATAAGGAAAAAGTATGCTCGTGAAAGCGAAAAGTAGGGCGAAAATATCCACGACAAggaatttttgatgaattttGTACCTGTAGTGCGCAGAAGTTATTGCTGACACTACATAAGTGTCAAACTAGGAGTTATTTCCAAATTCACGGATCATCACGTAACCTTGCAAAAATTTAAGTACACACGAAAATCATTGAAGAAAGATGGTACTGTTGTCCCTCATAATTTATGAGAACTGAGAGTGTTCTTAACGACTTGGCCGCATAGTTCTGACTAATGCTAAGCAAATACGATTCCTTGCAAATTGCTTTAACGAAAATTCGCCTCAACATCTTtatccaagaaaattttgacaCGTTATTATGAAAGACAGACATGCAGTAGGACCATGGAACTGCAAAAACAATTTGAAGATAACAGTTAACAGAAGCAGATGAGGCGATGCAGGAACACAGATGTTTACTTAAAACAAACATCCAAAGAACTCGAATAATTTCAGAACTACTCCTCTCCATAAACTTCAtgatcatttttttcgtaCTATTTATCCGTCGAAAGCACCATCAGTGATGGATCTGAAGTAagagaaaatcaaattttaagaATAGCAAGGTCGGTATTACGGTAATACGATGGAAACTGAAGGGAATCGATGAGGCAAACGATTAAACTACCAACGAACGAGCTCTACATaagctttttttcatataGAGAATGTCGAATGCATTTCCGAGCCTCATTCTTGTAGCTACCAGTTTCCTAATTTATAATTTGCGGTCTTAGAGGACAAAAGGTCTTGGAGATCTTAACAGGctctcatttaatttttttcttaagtcaCATCACAATTCTGACTTTGAAAACGACCACTCTTTCTACATGTGCAGAGTGAGGGGCTAAAGTCGTTTCTCTCTCGGTTAACGCTAGAAATAATAGGTTTAGTTCCGAAGACAATTGAGGCCTTCTTCTTCTCAGGTAGTTCGACTTTAAAGGTTTCTTGTTAGCTGCTATTTTCCACTAACGCCTTGCTTTGAACTTCACCAGATGCCGAATGAGTACGGaaatgaattcattttttcagaaacatttACGACTTACATGCTGAATAGAGTCTTTCGAAGCCAAATTTCTATTAGCGATAAAGCAGTATACATCCGAGGGAAGTATTTTTGAAGCTGACAGAAGAAGCGGGAACGAGGTTTCGGAGAATTGGAGCCTACCAAAGAGCACTGTGCCGCGATAAACGTCATTATCAGAGGTCGCGGGGTCAAAACACTTGCACATCAATCGAACCATCAACGCTTGTGTATGATCACTCGCGACTACAAGGTTCACTCCTATCTGTCTTCTTCTATGAACCAAAGATATTTACAGTAGAAAATCACACCGCGTTTTCGGAAAATTCAGTAAAATTTCAGATTGAAGAACTAGAAGGTGAAAATAAAAGTCTGGATTTAAGTAATCCAGTGCATACAACACAAACCTAACGGCTGCTTTTCGAGCAatcatctatttttatttcctttaacccaagaaacaaacaacataTACCTGCACGTAGAATCACCAAAAATGTATAGAATAAGATTGCTAGAGCTATGAACCAATTTGTTTTGGTCCTGTGCTTGCCATAATCAGAGGTTACTCCTCATCActtgttttctcaaattccTTTCAACACGTCATGGTTCAGCAGCAGAAACTTCCTTAATGGTAGATTCAAAACAATACGCAGGAACAGCACAACGTAGCCCACTAAAAATAGTGTTGAAAAACACCATTCGCAAAAAATACAACTTCTTCCCACTCCCATAAACGGTTCAAAGTCAAGATGTAGTTCTCaagaagaaagtagaaacGCAATGCATCTCCGACAAAATCACTGGTCTAAGAGATCTTCTCGACTCAATCGACCTCACTTCAAACGATTAGGAAGCTATTTCTGCCTCGACAGGATGAAAACGCATAAATAGTACTCACTACTCATAGGAGACCTATGTAACCTTACTACATCGAATTTAGTTAGAAGCTTATTGTAGACGGGATGTATTTTTCTTGGGGAGTGTTTCACATATACATCTCATTTGCAGGATGTCCCAATCCTCAACACTAATAATACGGTAGGAAATTCAATATAGGATGCTCCACTGCAGCAGAGGAGGTTGGTTCACTTGTTTACTACTTACAATACTACTTGTGGCTCTGATAGCTTTACAAAAGTCAAAGGTCACCAACTTTTACCTTTaccaaatgttttctttttcatcaaaaGTGGTGTCATGAACCGCAGGATTACGGCATTGACATGCCGTACCAATTCGTTGCCGGCCGTTTGAGTTGCACACTCAATTTTCGGAAACAACACATCATTTTATATCTGTATTATTACTCAGATAAAatacaagaagaaattttgtaaatGCTATGAATGACCAGCAAGTTATAAGAATCAGTGTAAATCACATGAGGTCGGGAAtcgtaaatataaataatacaacAGTAGACTTAGTATTTTAGGAATGAGAATAGGATATCAAATACAAGAACTGCTGCATAGAATAGGATTAGAAGTTACGAAAGAAATGCCATTATAGGCTATAAATCCCGCAAATGTTCGTACTGCGTTACATCTtagctgctttttttaaaggagttTTCTATAAAACAAACGTTTGAAAGCTTGTGCCTAAAAGCACAATTATATAAGAGAAATTTAGgaaatatatatgtacaaGAGAATATTCTAGTATATAGCAGATTGGGAGACCATGCAAGTTTAACAATGTTccataagaaaagaagataaataCAAACCataatttaaaatgaatttaaaaatatgagaCCATCACAGCTTTACAAAAGTCAACCCTGAGAAAATAAGGTTGAAAGCTTCACGAGCCAGTCCAACGATTACAAAGAACAAACGATACGAACCAAAATTTCACAAGATTGTTTGATTACAGGATTATCTATGACGTGGGTGGCAGATTCCTCATTTTGATGTAGAAGCCTGTCTTTTTCCAAATGCTGGTGAACGTGGAAGTTATCAGTGAGGAGGCTAAAGAGTAAAACAGTTTTTAGCAAACAACTATTTGGTACTAATACATAcatttgtagaagaaaatgtaTTGGAGCACTTGCTGTATTTCCCTGATGGAAACGTGCTGGGCACATTTGAAGGCAAGCGAGTAGCACCTGTAAAATAACGAAGTTGGTGAAGGAAGTGGACGGAAAAAgctgtgatttaaaaaaaaattgcacgaaATATAATGGCTATTCTTGCAACCAAGAACCAATTTTGGTGGCACGTGGGACATGTGATCATGGGACGTGTGTGTCACACTAACAGGGAAGCAAGATGACCAACACTGACCGCTTTTTTGAGCTTGAGCTATGGAAAACTGGCGACCCGATGAAAAATAGATGCATCATACTCCGCTTCATTAGAGAATTGATGCACCGAGTGGGCAGACCCTCCAATTGTtcgttttctatttatttctacaactactttattttttctatttatgtaTTATGAAACACAGCCTTCAGTGATTTCCGTCACTCCACTCACTCGTGTCACACACGTAATTTTGCTTAGTGGCACGAGTGGCAGCGTCCTTGATCTTCATTCTTTGATGTAAAATAGATATAGATATGTTCTTTTACTTGCATGGAACGAAATTCCTCTCGCATCCCCTCTTCAACAAAACGTTCAATGATCGTGATAGTACTTTTTGTGTGGGGAAATCCCAGAACAACTAAGAGTAAATTGAAAGAGGAAGAACGATTTTGTGGAGGAAGTGGAGTCGTAGCCGGATATCTTCGGCCATCCTTCCTACATCCTTATGTTGATGCTTTCGTGTGCTCCCCACTGCCATTTCCGGCTGCTCAGCTGTAGTTTGaggtcgttcatcatattTAATCCAATATCTAGGTACGTACAGCTGCAGCATGGCGACAGTTATCCAACCCAGTGCCTCAAGTTGGCAGCAAGTGACCACGCGACCGCACGGAGGTGAGTGGAGGTACGCCTCAGTCGTTTTTCTCATGAAGGTGCCATGTAGACTTTGGCGTCGAACGTCTTGTTTTCGGGCAGGAACTACCACAACAGTATTCTGTGCGAGTCGCAGAAGCAGCAGATAACCTTCTGCTGTTGTTGCCTCGGTTGTGGCTGCCGCAACTGCCTCGAAGGAGCCAGCAGCGACGCCAAATGTCGTTACCATAGAGGGCTTAGCTCTTGGCTCCCGTAACGATATCCTGCAGAAACTCGGGACGGCGGGGGAGAAGCAGCGATAATTTAACGCTGCTCTCTTTTCTGCTGTTGGCTAGGAAACTTCTAGAATCACCTAGCTCATACCTGAGCCTCCAGGAAAAACGCTCAGCTTAACTTTCAAacgttaatttttcaaaatggaaaTTGGTAGTCAACCTAATAATAACCGCCCTTCCACAAGAAATCCATTAGATACCTCTGCTATCATGAACTTTTGTGGAAAAGTTCTCTAGTTTCCGTAGTCATTTCTTGGGAATGTAATCAACGCCTACATCAAACTGTGAATTAAAGGACACACAATCACACACCATACTGTTGAACATGATGATTGGCATGATTCTTATCCGACGGCACGTGGTTATCTGAGGAAAAGCTATTTGGCAAATAGTTCACCCTGCAAACAAAATCTCTAGAATGAAGCGATAACTAGGATCTGACTAACGTCGGAAAAACATCGACATTTTCCGGAAGGTCGCACGGAACAATAGTATTCGTGCCTGAGACGTCCCCACAATCAAGCAAACAGTTGTTATCCTCGGTGGCAGACTTTCTCCGCTCCGAATCTTCTGCCGATGCCAATTTGATAAGGTCCATGACGTCTATTCTGAATACAATTTCTGAACAAAGAAGCAGCAGTTTATGGAGTACTTTGTCAGAAGAATAAAGGTCTCGCTTTATCTCTACTTCTACATTTACCTGTTTTCAAGCTGCTAATAAGATTGAGTCACATAAATGCATGTTAGTATTGGCATaatgaacgaaatgaaaatgtcATTGGCGCTTGCCAACCTTCTACTCGAATGATGGTGAACATTTTCTTGGTCATCCTCtgttgcttcatttttaactCGACGTTGAAGCTCAATTTTGCCAATCCGAGGTGGACGTTGACTctataataacaacaatttaATAGGTTGAGGGAGAAGTAAATCTTTGTTAGCAAGTTTCGAGTGACATAATAATTCAGATTCAGATTTTACTTCGGATTCAATCAAATCTACATGCtcgtttctgttttgtttcaaTTATAGTAGTACATAGTTAGCACCCAACCACCATgtgctcgattttttttctatttcttctattcctCATGGATCTCCTCCTTATAAGTCAGTGAATGAGCTGTGAGCCTTTGAGCTTCATCGCTACACCCTTTGTTAGTATATTCCTAAAGATCAGATGTTCACCGCAGCTATTCACCTTCAGCAGATGATCACTTTGTGGATGCACGGATAGATTTTGACACATCCATTTCTTGCAATGCCGCGTTCATACTCAATCTCCGCACGTCGCGAGATGACCCTATTTCATAGGGGGGAGGGGGACAACGAAGGGAGTAACGAAGGAAGAGAGTAGCGACTTTAGGGGTGAAATACCGCACGCTGCAATTCTAGGGCATAGCGAATAGGTCGCAGAAGGCATCTGAATTATATTCACCTTTTGCCTTCTTCCTACAGACAATTTCgaatttattcttctttttgatgtCAAATACAAAGCGCAGTAAAGGAAATGGGATTTCTGTGTGTTAAAATGTGACTCTTTGGGAATTTGCTCTTCAAAAGTAgtctgaatattttttttaaaaatgagtcGATTGTAACCTACTCGCTGGTGATTGTGTTAGTATCGAACACATGAGACACTTGATAATGTGATCTGGGCGCGAACGAGATATAACTTACACAATTATATCGCAAAAGTAACCCAAATGTTCCAAAAGTGTGTTGTCGTTCAACCCAGAGCCAAGGTGCACAAGAAAATAGGTCACAAGTCTAGAAAAGCGCGGAGTCTTTGACGATAACTCTATGTTTCGTCACGCTAAATGAACGATTTGAGCACATTCGGTATCGATATGAAGTCCAAGGGAGACGTCAAATGTAACCGAAGATGGAGCCGCAACCCGTGGATGGATTTCTATGAGAATTGCTGCGATTCGATGTTGGGAAAAGTTATGTTCAAGAACAACTCACctcagcgaagatgcgggcaaCCGTGTCAGGCACAATCAAGTAAAAAATAAGTCAAATGGCATCCACCAGAgatctttttaaaaacagtATTCCTATCTTTAATCATCGAATAGTGGGTATAAATCAGTGATAAAATGTTCGCGCAGCCTGTGCAATCGATCTTTTGAACAGACGAAAGTGGTACGGAACTCAGCAGAACACAATTGTTTAATGGTTGTTTGATGGTCAATGGTAGCTCATGCCTGTCTTTTGGTTATGACCTTGATCTGGGATGTCTTGCATCCTCTACCGATTTTTTTGGTTGGGGTTTGCTGAGGCAATTTACCATCAGCCTTGTAATCTTCACATCCTTACAAAAATGGccaatatttttcattaaaaaattctGCTGACAACATCTTTAGTTCGTACCAGTACTGTCTTAGACGCTAGTGAGTAGCTGCCAGGTGACTCCAGAGATCTATTTGGCTGAGCATCGTGCCACTCGCCACCACCGCGTCGTTCCGAACCTCTAAACAAGAAAGTCTTTAACGgatataatagaaaaaatcattggATTTATCGGTGGCAAACCCGTGACCGATGCCATCGGAAACGTGGTGAAGAAGAGTTCCTTTCCGAAGACTATTAAACTCCTCCACAGAAATCCGAGGGCTATGTTCTgagcaaaaagaataaagacaCAAGGAAAATAGATAttttcacaacaacaaaacctGTGTAAACCAACAAGGTGAAAAATACCTATCTGCCACTCCGAAGCAGATCGTTGGTAGCGGCTTTCATTGCTCCTCTGAAAACAAATGCAAATGTATAACACAGTCGCATAAGGCAATCGATTAAATGGTGTAGAAGTGTTCAGTATATGTTATCACAGTTAGAAAAATCTTCATGCGACACCTAATTCCACTACTAACTTTCATGTTAAATGCCTTACAGGTAAGTCTGGTCTCAATTCCTTCATTGCAGCATAAATCAAAAAGAATATTCTATAATAAATATGGCAATAATGGTTCTTATCGATTCTTTGTAGGACTTTTCAGTAGCCTACATTACAAACATGTGATTCTCAACAACTCGGAAAGTCATAACGCTCTCTAGACTATTGATCTTCCTTCTCCATGATAGGAACATAAAGGAGAAAGTGCACAGTGTTGATCAGTCCCCATGGAGATTCGCCTGGGCATTCTACTTCATTTGCATAGCTTGGTTAGCATTAcggcggcttcgaaccatcgatcgatcgtgcactcACACTCGAACCTCTTATATTACAAGCCACGACCCACAATGAAACAAACAGGGAGAGAGGCGTTTCGAGTTCATGGCGACAAAAACCATCTATCAAAACtcacaatttcaaaaaccCTCTCCTCTACGTTGAACGTGGAAATCGTACAGTAGACGGCACTGTAACGAAATCGACAACATCATTATCAGAAAAGGTTTTTGCCAtgcggacgtcgctgttgagAGAAGTTCTACACGAGATCGGAAGATCTTCTcctttgaaaaagtttttcttctcgtgaAAAGAGAGAAGGCCGCAAAATTCACGCAACGAAGTCGCAGAATCATTGGTTGGTCTTCGGAAGGACCGCAGTAGACAACATCGACGATCGATCAAGACATCTTCACCAGAAATTTTGCACGAAGAAAGCTGAAAGTTTCAAAACAACCAAAAACAACCATGTTTGCAGGAACTCTTGAGCGAGAACGTCAGCAGAAGCAGCACAAGACGCATCCGTGTATCGGGCGTATCcctggagtatccgtatagcATGATCATCTACTGCCCAATCTGCTTGCTGTCCCTCATCAAAAGTTCTTCTGTATAACCTTGAAAGAACACTAAACGGAAGATAGCCATTTGCagaagcagggtttcgaaaaggatgcAGAACGCTTGACCACACATATACTGCATCAAAACTCATATACAAAAGTACAGGATGTTGCTTCTTCTCAATTTCACCACTTAAAGGAAGGACTACGGCTCATCTGAGATAGAAGCAGTCATGGAATTTTTTGACAACAGCGCGCTACTGCTTGGTGTACAAAAGTGCTTCGAGAGTTATATAGAAACCACCCAATCTATAAATGCATCTTGGTAAGAGTCGGCAGTAACACTACAGACTCCTGGTTCTGCTATTGACAGCTTTCTCAGAACAGTGAACACAAATAAACGGAATGGATTATTTCTATGATAGCAATGTTTCGAAAAACTGATCTACAGCCTACCCAGGGAAAACTATGCTCATAAGAATGTCTCTAACATTGCATTACGCTTCATGGACTGAACATATTCCTctccattatttatttcattctggATCACAAAATGAGGACTTAACCCTAAAACTgagcaggaggaaaaaaacatcagcaGCCCAGAGGAGCGTCGCGGGTACTCCAAAAGAACCAGAAACACTCCGCTGCAGTCCTCAATTTCCGTAATCCGGATGCTTTGTAAACAGAAATAAAGTGCAATCATCGCCGTTGAACGCACTATCGGAACGATGATACTGGAAGTAAATTGACTCACACAAGCAAAAATATGGATTCCGAGTATTGTCTTTCGCGAACGTAAATCAAGGGCACTATCGCGTCCgtcaaggaaagcaaaattagttGAACCGAACACCTTAAACGTTCTAACGACAAACGTTAGAAAAAGGGCGCTACCAAATAGGTTAAGttaaaaataagtagaaagGTCTTTGGTAGAACTACATATgctactagaaaaaaagaacgaaaagctaattcataaaaaagaaaaaaaaaagctccgaGAAGGAATCCACCATTGCCCTATTGATTATTCTTCGCCATCGACCGCATTCGCATCCCTTACCTTGCTCGAGGGCGGCGTAACGCGTCGCTTCGAAACAATAAGTTGAACACCGACTATACGTATTCCATTCTATGCAgtaacatttattttctacagtaTACTGTACTCATAAAAGATTTCTCATTCTCGCAGCTTTTAAGTTGGTGAGgtcagagaaatgaaaaaactcGTCGGGAAACAAAATCAATTGAGAGAAAAGGATCTAAACCACAATAAACGCAGGAAAGCGGAACTAACATTGACTTCCCCATCACGAATACGTAGCGCGAGATGATGTTTTGGATGCGAAGAGTTCCCTCCTCCAAAGCGGTAAGATCGATATGAAGAATTCTGAAGGCGGAACTCTTTACTCTTGTTTTAGTGGAATGTTGACTGGAGAGTTCGACTCTGCCAATGATGCATAAACAACCTACCCTTCCGTCGCCATGATAATTTCTTGAACGATTGAAAGCAACGTACGGCCCTGCAAAAGTGTGATTTACCAAGTGAAAAAGTTCAACGATGGGAAAGTTATGCAATCGTTTTATATTTGTGATGATACCAAgtcgatggaaaagaaaagatctgCAGAGGGAGGAGAGGAGTGGGAAACTTTCCACCTTTTTCTCGAGGAATATTCTCCTTGTCGGAACCATTATATCGATTGTAATGTTTCCCCGGATAATAGTGTCTTGGCGAAGAATGTCTACTCTTGCTAACTGAAGTAGCGCCACCTGAGATGTTAGTGAACTATTACAATCAACTAATGCAGGAACATTACTGCAACTAACGCGTCGATACTTCACTACGGTTCCTTGTAGAGTGCCCAGAAGCAGTTGTATCAAATGAAGTGTCTAAGCAGGTACTGCGATTGAAAGCAGCTGGAAATCGAGTGGTTCAGGTAtgcaaaattcttttaaagatGGCTCGTGGATTTTGTCTCATGTAAAACACCtgtggaaattgaaaaaaaaagtgcagcgaGGAGTACATATTGGTGACATGGAGATGcagtgattaaaggcatcaacccacaaatctgaggtggtacggatttcaggtggagtattcgtgtgcggcgtagtagattatggagaagggtgattccgtccaattcttccttattgccgtaaaaaaacggcccgggaggtgcgacgcgtgcgcaaggctggcgcgctccaatcgaactcgttgtagaaagtagcgtgccggaacgctcgaagccgtatcttccgggccgttttttacggcaaggaagagatggacgcaatcacccttctctccttctctacgatcccgtatacgaatactccacttgaaatctgtaccacctcagattcgtggggtgatgcctttaagaaatctAAATCAGTGAGTGAGATTAATAAGCGGTCAATACAAACTCACAGATTGACTCTTTGCCCTGAGATAAAATGACATCTGAAGAACCAGGGAAATCCATATCCAATGAGGATTGATCTGCAGTTTCTGTCGACAAAGACTGCGACGAATTAGTGGTGTGCATTGGAAATGTAGGTGTAAGAAAAGACGACAATGTCCCGAGATCAAGTGCACCCGGCTCCAAACGGCACTGAAGTATTCACCAGCAGAAGTATTTCTTACCACACTTTATTTGAATAACAACTTTTCTAGTTCTCTTGAACATTATCGTAATTATACTCTGAAAGCCCTTAATTCTTTATTCTCAAATTTCATCAAAGAGTACGTTGCTGCTCAATGAGATTAGCGTACTGTGGTTATAGTTGAATCAAAACGACAGGAAGCtgggtgcaattgcgtaagcggttgcgctcgaagcggtgaggTGCAACTAGAGgttgagatcgaggtgggactatcgcgaACTGGGGGGAAGAATGGTCCCAGGAAGGGTCCTCCT
This is a stretch of genomic DNA from Necator americanus strain Aroian chromosome II, whole genome shotgun sequence. It encodes these proteins:
- a CDS encoding hypothetical protein (NECATOR_CHRII.G7432.T2); its protein translation is MPIIMFNSMVLLACLQMCPARFHQGNTASAPIHFLLQILLTDNFHVHQHLEKDRLLHQNEESATHVIDNPVIKQSCEILG